A window of Aliarcobacter trophiarum LMG 25534 contains these coding sequences:
- the rpmJ gene encoding 50S ribosomal protein L36 produces MKVRASVKKMCDKCKVIKRRGIVRVICENKKHKQRQG; encoded by the coding sequence ATGAAAGTAAGAGCTTCAGTTAAAAAAATGTGTGATAAGTGTAAAGTTATCAAACGAAGAGGTATCGTAAGAGTAATCTGCGAAAACAAAAAACATAAACAAAGACAAGGATAA
- a CDS encoding HIT family protein gives MQIYKNSLINIEIENSEIPWLKIFTNKNIKEFSHCDNETKQEIWKYLDIVEKKMIEYYNPDKINIASFGNYVPHVHFHIMARFKNDSFFPESMWGKRQRESTLHLPSFDRFIDELKKSF, from the coding sequence ATGCAAATATACAAAAATAGTTTAATAAATATAGAGATAGAAAATAGTGAAATTCCATGGTTAAAAATTTTTACTAATAAAAATATAAAAGAGTTTTCACATTGTGATAATGAAACAAAGCAAGAGATTTGGAAATATCTTGATATTGTAGAAAAAAAGATGATTGAATACTATAATCCAGACAAAATAAATATTGCATCTTTTGGAAACTATGTTCCACATGTACATTTTCATATAATGGCAAGATTTAAAAATGATAGCTTTTTCCCAGAGTCTATGTGGGGAAAGAGACAAAGAGAGTCAACTTTACATTTACCCTCTTTTGATAGATTTATAGATGAGCTAAAAAAAAGTTTTTAG
- the rplQ gene encoding 50S ribosomal protein L17: MRHKHGYRKLNRTSAHRKALLKNLAIAIIEREKIETTVPKAKELKRYIEKLVTSARNADLNTHRYVFAALQSKEATKKLINEIAPKYEGRNGGYTSIIKTRIRKGDATPMAFISFI; encoded by the coding sequence ATGAGACATAAGCACGGTTATAGAAAGTTAAATAGAACTTCTGCTCATAGAAAAGCATTGTTAAAAAATTTAGCTATTGCAATTATTGAGAGAGAAAAAATTGAAACAACTGTTCCAAAAGCAAAAGAGTTAAAAAGATATATAGAAAAATTAGTAACATCTGCAAGAAATGCTGATTTAAATACACATAGATATGTATTTGCAGCATTACAAAGCAAAGAAGCTACTAAAAAATTAATAAATGAAATAGCACCAAAATACGAAGGTAGAAATGGTGGTTATACATCTATTATTAAAACTAGAATTAGAAAAGGTGATGCTACTCCAATGGCATTTATATCTTTCATCTAA
- a CDS encoding 3-isopropylmalate dehydratase small subunit has protein sequence MSKITGKVWNFGANIDTDVIIAARYLNSSDPEHLAKYVMEDADPEFPKKLKKGDIIVAGENFGCGSSREHALIALKAAGVAAVVAPSFARIFYRNAFNMGLPIFELPESLEIKEGQEISIDLDNGEITNNSTNKTYKFIAIPPFMQELIASGGLINYAKEEMKR, from the coding sequence ATGAGTAAAATTACAGGTAAAGTTTGGAACTTTGGTGCAAATATTGATACAGATGTTATTATAGCTGCAAGATATTTAAATAGTTCAGACCCAGAGCACTTGGCAAAATATGTTATGGAAGATGCAGACCCAGAATTTCCAAAAAAATTAAAAAAAGGCGATATTATAGTTGCTGGAGAAAATTTTGGATGTGGTTCAAGTAGAGAACATGCTCTAATAGCTCTAAAAGCAGCGGGAGTTGCAGCTGTTGTAGCTCCTTCTTTTGCTAGAATTTTTTATAGAAATGCTTTTAATATGGGACTTCCTATTTTTGAACTACCTGAAAGTCTTGAGATAAAAGAGGGTCAAGAGATTAGTATTGATTTAGATAATGGAGAAATTACAAATAATAGTACAAATAAAACTTATAAATTTATAGCAATTCCTCCATTTATGCAAGAGTTAATTGCAAGTGGTGGGCTTATTAATTATGCAAAAGAAGAGATGAAAAGGTAG
- a CDS encoding AI-2E family transporter, with protein MKPIYFLILLALLLFYFIIELFNPFLKSIFVATLLTIATNSLYLRLNQKIKNRVISSSIFTISMTALFFLPILYCILSFATFFNQVDQALLIQNLNEIKNSSLSFLAEISFMQDFLQNITKQIDIGKIVQELVSFSAYLGKNSAKFMLDMILILIFFFFFTLFSNQIAQYLKDLTPINSDDANILFNESSSVMSVVFYSILTTAIFQGFLFGAFLSAFGYNGLLFGVLYGFASLVPVIGGVIMWLPVAIYEAATGTFFNAIFIAIYSIVVISIIADTFIKPLIISYINKRIVKTPTKINSLLIFFAIVAGLGTFGFWGMIIGPAMVSLFVSIMHLIKKYSNF; from the coding sequence TTGAAACCAATATATTTCTTAATACTTTTAGCACTTTTGCTATTTTACTTTATAATTGAACTATTTAATCCCTTTCTTAAATCAATTTTTGTAGCAACTTTGCTTACAATTGCTACAAATTCACTATATTTAAGACTAAATCAAAAAATAAAGAATAGAGTTATTAGCTCATCTATTTTTACAATATCTATGACTGCTCTATTCTTTTTACCTATTTTATACTGTATATTATCTTTTGCCACTTTTTTCAATCAAGTAGATCAAGCTCTTTTAATTCAAAATCTAAATGAGATAAAGAACTCAAGTCTTAGTTTTTTGGCTGAAATTAGCTTTATGCAAGATTTTCTTCAAAATATAACAAAACAGATTGATATTGGAAAAATTGTTCAAGAATTAGTAAGTTTTAGTGCTTATTTAGGAAAAAATAGTGCTAAATTTATGCTAGATATGATTCTAATTTTAATATTTTTCTTCTTTTTTACCCTATTTTCAAATCAAATTGCACAATATCTAAAGGATTTAACTCCTATAAATAGTGATGATGCAAATATACTATTTAATGAATCTTCAAGTGTAATGAGTGTTGTGTTTTACTCTATTCTTACAACTGCAATTTTCCAAGGTTTTTTATTTGGAGCATTTTTGTCCGCCTTTGGTTACAATGGTCTTCTTTTTGGAGTTTTATATGGATTTGCCTCTTTAGTTCCTGTTATTGGTGGAGTTATTATGTGGCTACCTGTAGCTATATATGAAGCTGCAACAGGTACTTTTTTTAATGCAATTTTTATTGCTATATACTCTATAGTGGTTATCTCAATCATTGCTGATACTTTTATAAAACCTTTAATAATAAGCTATATAAATAAAAGAATCGTCAAAACTCCTACAAAAATCAACTCTCTTTTAATATTTTTTGCAATAGTTGCAGGGCTTGGAACTTTTGGTTTTTGGGGAATGATAATTGGTCCTGCTATGGTTAGCTTATTTGTCTCTATTATGCATCTCATAAAAAAATATAGCAATTTCTAA
- the rpsK gene encoding 30S ribosomal protein S11: MAKRKVTRKKIVRKNIADGIVHIAASFNNTMVTVTDNMGNAIAWSSAGNLGFKGSKKSTPFAAQAAVEDAMAKAMEHGIKNVGIKIQGPGSGRDTAVKSVGAINGIRVTWLKDVTPLAHNGCRPPKRRRV, translated from the coding sequence ATGGCAAAAAGAAAAGTTACTAGAAAAAAAATTGTAAGAAAAAATATTGCTGACGGTATCGTTCATATAGCTGCAAGTTTTAACAATACAATGGTTACAGTTACAGATAACATGGGAAATGCAATAGCATGGTCAAGTGCTGGAAACTTAGGGTTTAAAGGTTCTAAAAAATCAACTCCATTTGCGGCTCAAGCTGCGGTTGAAGATGCTATGGCAAAAGCAATGGAACATGGTATTAAAAATGTAGGAATTAAAATTCAAGGTCCTGGTTCTGGAAGAGATACTGCTGTTAAATCAGTTGGTGCTATTAACGGGATTAGAGTTACTTGGTTAAAAGATGTTACACCATTAGCACACAATGGTTGTAGACCTCCTAAAAGAAGAAGAGTGTAA
- the leuB gene encoding 3-isopropylmalate dehydrogenase: protein MKNYNISIIKGDGIGPEIVTEAIKVLNAVAKKCDFTLSYKEYLMGGIAIDTVGVPLPDETVKGVLESDACLFGAIGGEKWDTLPRDLRPETGLLSFREKMGVFANLRPAIVYDELVNASSLKPEVIKGCDIMVVRELIGGIYFGKPRENDGFKAYNTMVYTKPEIERIAKTAFELALKRDKRVCSVDKANVLEVSQLWRDTVNEVAKSYPSVEVSHMYVDNAAMQLVRNPKQFDVIVTGNIFGDILSDTASMVVGSIGLLPSASTGEKTAIYEPIHGSAPDIAGLGIANPIATILSAAMMLKYTLNEEKASDIIEKAIKDALKDGYRTKDLASFDAKEVLNCTAMGDKIVEYINK from the coding sequence ATGAAAAATTATAATATTTCAATAATAAAAGGTGATGGGATAGGACCAGAGATTGTAACTGAAGCTATTAAAGTATTAAATGCAGTTGCTAAAAAATGTGATTTTACTTTAAGTTATAAAGAGTATTTAATGGGTGGAATTGCTATTGATACAGTAGGAGTTCCTCTTCCAGACGAGACAGTAAAAGGTGTTTTAGAAAGTGATGCTTGTCTATTTGGTGCTATTGGTGGAGAAAAATGGGATACACTTCCTAGAGATTTAAGACCTGAAACAGGGCTTTTGAGCTTTAGAGAGAAAATGGGTGTTTTTGCAAATTTAAGACCAGCTATTGTTTATGATGAGCTTGTAAATGCGTCTAGTTTAAAACCTGAAGTTATAAAAGGTTGCGATATTATGGTTGTTCGTGAACTTATTGGTGGTATTTACTTTGGAAAACCTAGAGAAAATGATGGGTTTAAAGCATATAATACTATGGTTTATACAAAACCTGAAATTGAAAGAATTGCAAAAACAGCATTTGAATTGGCTTTAAAAAGGGATAAAAGAGTTTGTAGTGTAGATAAAGCAAATGTTCTTGAGGTTTCACAACTTTGGAGAGATACTGTAAACGAAGTTGCAAAATCATATCCTAGTGTTGAAGTTAGCCATATGTATGTAGATAATGCAGCTATGCAACTTGTGCGAAATCCAAAACAGTTTGATGTTATTGTAACTGGAAATATATTTGGAGATATTTTATCTGATACAGCTTCAATGGTAGTTGGTTCTATTGGATTGTTACCATCAGCTTCAACAGGTGAGAAAACAGCAATTTATGAGCCAATTCATGGTTCAGCACCTGATATTGCAGGATTAGGGATTGCAAATCCAATAGCAACAATTTTGAGTGCAGCTATGATGTTAAAATATACATTGAATGAGGAAAAAGCTTCAGATATTATTGAAAAAGCTATTAAAGATGCACTAAAAGATGGATATAGAACAAAAGATTTAGCATCTTTTGATGCAAAAGAGGTTTTAAATTGTACTGCTATGGGAGATAAAATAGTTGAGTATATCAACAAATAA
- the guaB gene encoding IMP dehydrogenase codes for MKIRKRALTFEDVLLVPAKSQVLPKEVCTKTKLTKNIELNVPFVSAAMDTVTEYQAAIAMARLGGIGIIHKNMDIEAQVLQCQKVKKSESGMIIDPITIKPNQTLQDAEDIMATYKISGVPVVDDNGILVGILTNRDMRFTKDFRFKAYEKMTKMPLVTAKEGTTLEQAAEIMHQNKIEKLPIVDDNNKLIGLITIKDINKKIEYPSACKDEFGRLRVGAAIGVNQLDRARALVAIGVDVLVLDSAHGHSKGIIDTVKAIKKELKVELIAGNVATAEATRDLIAAGADGVKVGIGPGSICTTRIVAGVGVPQMSAIDECSIEAKKTETPIIADGGIKYSGDVAKALAVGASCVMMGSALAGTDECPGEVILYQGRKFKSYRGMGSIGAMTKGSTDRYFQEGTAADKLVPEGIEGRVAYRGTIADIIHQMVGGLRSSMGYLGSKDIATFQDTAEFVEITSAGLRESHVHDVTITNEAPNYHV; via the coding sequence ATGAAAATAAGAAAAAGAGCTTTAACTTTTGAAGATGTATTGTTGGTACCTGCTAAATCGCAAGTACTTCCAAAAGAGGTTTGTACTAAAACAAAACTTACTAAAAATATTGAACTAAATGTTCCTTTTGTAAGTGCTGCTATGGATACAGTTACTGAATATCAAGCAGCAATTGCAATGGCAAGACTTGGTGGAATAGGAATAATTCATAAAAATATGGATATTGAAGCTCAAGTTTTACAGTGTCAAAAAGTAAAAAAATCTGAATCAGGTATGATAATAGACCCAATTACAATAAAACCAAATCAAACACTTCAAGATGCTGAAGATATTATGGCTACATATAAAATTTCAGGTGTTCCTGTTGTTGATGATAATGGTATTTTGGTTGGTATTTTAACAAATAGAGATATGAGATTTACAAAAGATTTTAGATTTAAAGCATATGAAAAAATGACAAAAATGCCACTAGTAACTGCTAAAGAAGGTACAACTTTAGAACAAGCAGCTGAAATTATGCATCAAAATAAGATAGAAAAACTTCCAATAGTTGATGATAATAATAAATTAATCGGTCTTATTACAATTAAAGATATTAATAAAAAAATAGAGTATCCAAGTGCTTGTAAAGATGAGTTTGGAAGATTAAGAGTTGGAGCTGCAATTGGAGTTAATCAACTTGACCGAGCTAGAGCTTTAGTTGCTATTGGAGTTGATGTTTTAGTTTTAGACTCAGCTCATGGACATAGTAAAGGGATAATAGATACTGTAAAAGCAATAAAAAAAGAGCTAAAAGTTGAGCTTATTGCTGGAAATGTAGCAACTGCTGAAGCAACAAGAGATTTAATTGCAGCTGGTGCTGATGGAGTTAAAGTTGGAATTGGACCTGGAAGTATCTGTACAACTAGAATAGTTGCAGGTGTTGGAGTTCCTCAAATGAGTGCTATTGATGAGTGTTCAATTGAGGCTAAAAAGACTGAAACACCAATAATTGCTGATGGTGGAATTAAATATTCTGGTGATGTAGCAAAAGCTCTAGCTGTTGGTGCTAGTTGTGTTATGATGGGAAGTGCATTAGCTGGTACAGATGAGTGCCCAGGTGAAGTAATTCTTTATCAAGGAAGAAAGTTCAAATCTTATAGAGGAATGGGAAGTATTGGTGCTATGACAAAAGGAAGCACTGATAGATATTTTCAAGAAGGAACAGCTGCTGATAAACTAGTACCAGAAGGAATAGAAGGAAGAGTTGCTTATAGAGGAACTATTGCTGATATTATTCATCAAATGGTTGGTGGTTTAAGAAGTTCTATGGGATATTTAGGTTCTAAAGATATTGCAACTTTTCAAGATACAGCAGAGTTTGTAGAAATTACAAGTGCAGGGCTTAGAGAGTCACATGTTCATGATGTAACTATTACAAATGAAGCTCCAAATTATCATGTATAA
- the rpsM gene encoding 30S ribosomal protein S13: MARIAGVDLPNKKRMEYALTYIFGIGLHNSRLILNATGIDLNKRAFELTEDEAALIRKEIQENYLVEGDLRKKVAMDIKSLMDLGSYRGLRHRKGLPCRGQKTKTNARTRKGKKKTIGAASK, translated from the coding sequence ATGGCAAGAATCGCGGGTGTTGATTTACCAAATAAAAAGAGAATGGAGTATGCTTTAACATACATCTTTGGAATTGGATTACATAATTCAAGATTAATTTTAAATGCAACTGGAATTGATTTAAATAAAAGAGCATTTGAATTAACAGAAGACGAAGCAGCTCTAATTAGAAAAGAGATTCAAGAAAACTATCTTGTTGAAGGGGATCTTAGAAAAAAAGTTGCTATGGATATTAAATCTTTAATGGATTTAGGTTCATATAGAGGATTAAGACACAGAAAAGGTTTACCTTGTAGAGGGCAAAAGACTAAAACTAATGCACGAACAAGAAAAGGTAAAAAGAAAACTATTGGTGCAGCGAGTAAATAA
- the gatA gene encoding Asp-tRNA(Asn)/Glu-tRNA(Gln) amidotransferase subunit GatA yields MTLKEALKLNSEDIEKLKEDLKIKIKNSGVGAYIEQIENKEISSSGNGVPIAIKNNINVKNWELDCSSNILKGYISPFNATVVEKLQSAGLSPFGLTNMDEFAMGSSTESSSYGKTLNPIDNTRIPGGSSGGSAAAVAAGIAIAALGTDTGGSIRQPAAYCGVVGMKPTYGRVSRYGIAAYSSSLDQCGPITQNVEDAAILYDIIAGYDEKDSTSANIPYTKITPNLNSNKKFTIAVIDNFVAQASNEIQTAFNKAVELLKEQGHKIVHTNMIDTNKIISTYYIISSAEASANLARFDGVRYGARKGDGNLKDMYVDTKTEGFGYEVKKRVMVGSFVLSSGYYDAYYIKAQKVRSLIKAEFDKIFENSDLILSPVAPTTAPKFGSYSNALEMYLADIYTIGVNLSGLPAISLPVAKDKEGLPIGLQLIANSYEEQTLFDGALSMEKAVKYIK; encoded by the coding sequence ATGACTTTAAAAGAAGCATTAAAATTAAATAGTGAAGATATAGAAAAATTAAAAGAAGATTTAAAAATAAAGATTAAAAATAGTGGTGTTGGTGCTTATATTGAGCAGATAGAAAATAAAGAGATAAGTAGTTCTGGAAATGGGGTTCCCATAGCTATTAAAAATAATATAAATGTTAAAAATTGGGAGCTTGATTGCTCTAGTAATATTTTAAAAGGGTATATCTCTCCTTTTAATGCAACAGTTGTTGAAAAATTACAAAGTGCTGGTTTAAGCCCTTTTGGACTTACAAATATGGATGAGTTTGCCATGGGAAGTTCAACAGAAAGTTCATCTTATGGTAAAACATTAAATCCTATTGACAATACAAGAATTCCTGGTGGAAGTAGTGGAGGAAGTGCTGCTGCTGTTGCTGCTGGAATAGCTATTGCTGCACTTGGAACAGATACAGGGGGAAGTATTAGGCAACCTGCAGCTTATTGTGGTGTTGTTGGAATGAAACCAACTTATGGAAGAGTTTCTAGATATGGTATTGCTGCTTACTCATCATCTTTAGATCAATGTGGACCAATAACTCAAAATGTTGAAGATGCAGCTATTTTATACGATATAATAGCTGGTTATGATGAAAAAGATTCAACTAGTGCAAATATTCCTTATACAAAAATTACTCCAAATTTAAATAGCAATAAAAAATTTACTATTGCTGTAATTGATAATTTTGTAGCTCAAGCTTCTAATGAAATACAAACTGCCTTTAATAAAGCAGTTGAACTTTTAAAAGAGCAAGGTCATAAAATTGTTCATACAAATATGATAGACACAAATAAGATAATCTCTACATACTATATAATATCAAGTGCAGAAGCAAGTGCAAATTTAGCTAGATTTGATGGTGTTAGATATGGGGCTAGAAAAGGTGACGGAAATTTAAAAGATATGTATGTAGATACAAAAACAGAAGGTTTTGGATATGAAGTCAAAAAAAGAGTTATGGTAGGCTCATTTGTATTAAGCTCTGGATATTATGATGCTTATTATATAAAAGCACAAAAAGTAAGAAGCCTTATTAAAGCTGAATTTGATAAAATTTTTGAGAATTCTGATTTGATTTTATCACCAGTTGCTCCAACAACTGCACCAAAATTTGGCTCATATTCAAATGCTTTAGAGATGTATTTAGCTGATATATACACAATTGGAGTAAATTTATCAGGTCTTCCAGCTATTAGTTTACCCGTTGCAAAAGACAAAGAAGGACTTCCAATAGGACTTCAATTAATCGCAAATAGTTATGAGGAACAAACTCTGTTTGATGGTGCTTTATCTATGGAAAAAGCTGTTAAGTATATAAAATAA
- a CDS encoding DHH family phosphoesterase, producing MGEKKYRLVTRSDMDGLVCGTLLKYLDIIDEITFVHPKDMQDGLIEITNNDITTNLPYVEGVFMAFDHHYSETLRNEKRDNHIIDPKAPSAAQVVYDYYNGDEVFPGYFTSMMIGANKADSADFTYEDIVNPRAWALLSFLMDSRTGLGRFRDFRISNYQLMMDLIHYCARHNIDQILELPDVKERVDLYFQYEEQFKEQLKKCTKVIGNLLIIDYREEEIIYPGNRFMVYTLFPEQNISIHVFYAKDKEKVVYSTGKSIINKTSKTNIGELMLKYDGGGHEKAGACQINKSEADEVLGKLVEKINQDG from the coding sequence ATGGGTGAAAAAAAGTATAGATTAGTTACACGAAGTGATATGGATGGATTAGTTTGTGGAACTTTACTAAAATATCTTGATATTATAGATGAGATTACTTTTGTTCATCCAAAGGATATGCAAGATGGTTTAATAGAGATTACAAATAATGATATAACAACAAACTTACCTTATGTTGAAGGTGTTTTTATGGCATTTGACCATCACTATAGTGAAACTTTGAGAAATGAAAAAAGAGATAATCATATAATAGATCCAAAAGCACCTAGTGCTGCTCAAGTTGTTTATGACTATTACAATGGAGATGAAGTTTTCCCAGGATATTTTACCTCTATGATGATAGGAGCAAATAAGGCTGATAGTGCAGATTTTACATATGAGGATATCGTAAATCCAAGAGCTTGGGCATTGCTTAGTTTTTTAATGGATAGTAGAACTGGATTGGGAAGATTTAGAGATTTTAGGATTTCAAACTATCAGTTAATGATGGATTTAATTCATTACTGTGCAAGACATAATATTGACCAAATATTGGAACTTCCAGATGTAAAAGAGAGAGTTGACTTATATTTTCAATATGAAGAGCAGTTTAAAGAGCAACTTAAAAAATGTACAAAGGTTATTGGAAATCTTTTAATTATTGATTATAGAGAAGAAGAGATTATATACCCTGGAAATAGATTTATGGTATATACACTTTTCCCAGAACAAAATATCTCTATCCATGTTTTTTATGCAAAAGATAAAGAAAAGGTAGTTTATAGCACTGGAAAATCTATTATTAATAAAACTTCAAAAACAAATATTGGTGAATTAATGCTTAAATATGATGGTGGTGGTCATGAAAAAGCTGGTGCTTGTCAAATTAATAAAAGTGAAGCAGATGAAGTTTTAGGAAAATTGGTAGAAAAGATAAATCAAGATGGCTAA
- the rpsD gene encoding 30S ribosomal protein S4 yields MARYRGPVEKIERRLEADLGLKGERRLSGKSALEKRPFAPGQHGQRRTKISEYGLQLREKQKVKFMYGISERQFSNYFKEAVRREGNTGSILITLIEQRLDNVVYRMGFATTRAFARQITTHGHILVDGKKVDIPSYLVKAGQKIEIREKSKNNPQIKRAIELTNQTGMVDWVNVDKDKVFGIFTRVPAREEVVIPVEERLIVELYSK; encoded by the coding sequence ATGGCAAGATATAGAGGACCAGTAGAAAAAATCGAAAGAAGACTTGAAGCAGACCTTGGTTTAAAAGGTGAGAGAAGACTTTCAGGTAAAAGTGCTTTAGAAAAAAGACCATTTGCTCCAGGACAACATGGACAAAGAAGAACTAAGATTTCTGAGTATGGATTACAGTTAAGAGAGAAACAAAAAGTTAAATTTATGTATGGTATTTCTGAGAGACAATTCTCTAACTACTTTAAAGAAGCAGTAAGAAGAGAAGGAAATACAGGATCTATTCTTATTACTTTAATTGAACAAAGATTAGATAATGTTGTTTACAGAATGGGATTTGCAACAACTAGAGCATTTGCTAGACAAATAACAACTCATGGACACATCTTAGTAGATGGTAAAAAAGTTGATATTCCTTCTTATTTAGTAAAAGCTGGACAAAAAATCGAAATTAGAGAAAAATCTAAAAATAATCCACAAATTAAAAGAGCTATTGAGCTTACAAATCAAACTGGAATGGTTGATTGGGTAAATGTGGATAAAGATAAAGTATTTGGAATTTTCACAAGAGTACCAGCTAGAGAAGAAGTTGTTATTCCTGTAGAAGAGAGATTAATTGTTGAGTTATACTCTAAATAA
- a CDS encoding DNA-directed RNA polymerase subunit alpha, producing MKKFAETPFLPTEVEIEAISANEAKITAYPFEDGFAITLAHPLRRLLLSSSVGYAPIAVKIESVTHEFDSLRGMLEDVAMFVINLKNMRFKINGDKNQVSVEYSFSGPRDIKGSDLINSEVDVVSTDEHLATINSDCNLNFTVIIQKGIGYMPSEDIRDIVGPDFIPIDAFFTPVKKVVYNIEKMLVEDNPNYEKAVFNVVTNGQISPITAFKEAVSVMYSQMSVFNKVFDLSEVSINDSSDDSVELKDLIVKIEDLNLTARSYNALDRNGIKYLGELVLMSEVEVKNIKNLGTKSYNEIAEKLESLGYPVENTLPENIASSLRRKLEQLKA from the coding sequence ATGAAAAAGTTTGCAGAAACTCCGTTTTTACCAACTGAAGTTGAAATTGAAGCTATTAGTGCTAATGAAGCAAAAATTACAGCTTATCCATTTGAAGATGGATTTGCTATAACTTTGGCTCATCCGTTAAGAAGATTACTTTTAAGTTCATCTGTTGGCTATGCACCAATCGCTGTTAAAATTGAAAGTGTTACTCATGAATTTGATTCATTAAGAGGAATGCTTGAAGATGTTGCTATGTTTGTTATTAATCTTAAAAATATGAGATTTAAAATAAATGGTGATAAAAATCAAGTTTCTGTTGAGTACTCTTTTAGTGGACCAAGAGATATTAAAGGTAGTGATTTAATAAATTCTGAAGTTGATGTAGTATCAACTGATGAACACTTAGCAACTATCAATAGTGACTGTAACTTGAACTTTACAGTTATTATTCAAAAAGGTATTGGATATATGCCTTCTGAAGACATTAGAGATATTGTAGGACCTGATTTTATACCAATAGATGCTTTTTTTACACCAGTTAAAAAAGTGGTTTATAATATTGAAAAGATGTTAGTTGAAGACAATCCAAACTATGAAAAAGCTGTATTTAATGTAGTTACAAATGGACAAATTAGTCCAATCACTGCATTTAAAGAAGCAGTTAGTGTTATGTATTCGCAAATGTCAGTATTTAATAAAGTTTTTGATTTATCAGAGGTATCAATTAATGATTCGAGTGATGATAGTGTTGAATTAAAAGATTTAATTGTAAAAATTGAAGATTTAAACTTAACTGCTAGAAGTTATAATGCTTTGGATAGAAACGGAATTAAATATTTAGGTGAGTTAGTACTTATGAGTGAAGTTGAAGTTAAAAATATAAAAAATCTTGGAACAAAATCTTATAATGAAATAGCTGAAAAGTTAGAATCATTAGGTTATCCAGTTGAAAATACACTTCCAGAAAATATTGCTTCTTCTTTAAGAAGAAAATTAGAGCAATTAAAAGCATAA